From a single Rhodothermales bacterium genomic region:
- a CDS encoding tetratricopeptide repeat protein — LAQQAISIDPDNPSFQDTLGWILFLLDRPAEAREWVQRAVDATSGNATMLEHLGDIEASLGLMESARTRWLRALEITPDNELLKEKLDRVAP, encoded by the coding sequence TACTGGCGCAGCAGGCGATCAGTATTGATCCGGACAACCCGTCATTTCAGGATACACTCGGATGGATCCTCTTTCTCCTCGATCGGCCAGCCGAGGCAAGAGAATGGGTGCAGCGTGCGGTTGACGCGACGAGCGGGAACGCGACAATGCTCGAACATCTGGGTGACATCGAGGCGAGCCTGGGTTTAATGGAAAGTGCACGCACTCGCTGGCTCCGGGCGCTCGAAATAACTCCGGACAATGAGCTGTTGAAGGAGAAACTTGATCGGGTCGCACCTTGA